One window of Triticum dicoccoides isolate Atlit2015 ecotype Zavitan chromosome 5A, WEW_v2.0, whole genome shotgun sequence genomic DNA carries:
- the LOC119304366 gene encoding protein IN CHLOROPLAST ATPASE BIOGENESIS, chloroplastic-like — MRPAAAAAASVLQAPRRALGGVSFVAARCASSSSSVAAAAATAYDHVSFVKEVAVTDPPEHLNSLLNVLHARGEKIVSPGAKRGLIPLVVPLSESPQGNLTSLLRWPTAPSGMEMPVVEVRSHGLWLLAKNVNQYIHRILVEADSRAESGDDLWSAVREDLWSAVGEAGPNIYKRGDFKESQVADLDVYLLKKVGLFPDILERKASRHLEKGDNVSALITSEFYTRDQFPGFGRPFVFNSEVQKRIGRTSEAKESARVALKSPWWTLGCRYEEAAELAGWEDEQIEFIREKVSEEGKQDDLKKGKAPEQVVLDEAAFLMDLATVDGNWDEVVDRIADCYREAGIHDIAQFIAYRE, encoded by the exons ATGAGGCCCGCGGCGGCCGCGGCCGCATCCGTGCTGCAGGCGCCACGCCGCGCGCTCGGAGGGGTGTCGTTCGTCGCCGCccgctgcgcctcctcctcctcctctgtcgccgccgccgccgccactgcgtACG ATCATGTGTCGTTTGTCAAGGAAGTCGCTGTGACTGATCCCCCGGAGCATCTCAACTCTTTACTGAATGTGCTTCATGCACGAG GTGAGAAGATAGTTTCTCCTGGAGCTAAAAGAGGGCTGATTCCACTTGTTGTTCCCCTgtcggaaagcccacaag GTAACTTGACATCCCTGCTGAGATGGCCGACTGCTCCAAGTGG GATGGAAATGCCTGTAGTGGAAGTGCGTAGCCATGGGCTATGGCTTTTGGCTAAAAAC GTCAATCAATATATTCATAGAATACTTGTCGAGGCTGACAGCAGAGCTGAGAGTGGTGATGATTTATGGTCTGCTGTTCGAGAAGATTTATGGTCTGCTGTAGGGGAAGCTGGTCCAAACATTTACAAAAGAGGTGATTTCAAAGAATCGCAGGTGGCAGATCTTGATGTCTATTTGTTGAAGAAG GTTGGACTCTTTCCAGACATTCTAGAAAGGAAAGCATCACGCCACCTGGAAAAAGGAGATAAT GTCTCTGCTCTTATTACTTCAGAATTCTATACTAGAGATCAATTTCCTGGATTTGGAAGACCCTTTGTGTTCAACTCAGAAGTTCAAAAAAG AATTGGGCGTACATCTGAAGCCAAAGAATCAGCTCGAGTGGCTTTGAAGTCACCATGGTGGACACTAGGCTGTAGATACGAA GAGGCAGCTGAACTAGCTGGGTGGGAGGATGAGCAGATCGAGTTCATAAGAGAAAAGGTATCCGAAGAGGGCAAACAAGATGATCTGAAGAAAGGAAAAGCTCCAGAGCAG GTGGTCCTTGACGAGGCGGCGTTTCTGATGGATCTGGCCACGGTCGACGGCAACTGGGACGAAGTCGTGGATCGGATCGCCGACTGCTACAGAGAGGCTGGGATCCACGACATTGCACAGTTCATCGCTTATAGGGAATAG
- the LOC119300564 gene encoding protein WEAK CHLOROPLAST MOVEMENT UNDER BLUE LIGHT 1-like, which yields MAAEFRRRGVAPRLARAIVSPPHYSPSSPRLPPTPTKPEPIPLSPPRRAAPLPAGDSSIGTIKPTAQEPGSVGAVRRCFFHVLRLCCGMEEPSSSMEGPSSGPAPAPISRVSSEDADFFDTHHQEDDDGDGEGGPGAYTASDIADRFVRVIDSAAPVDPVRGAVSKFGGILDWRERRQQAEEELVVVHAEAAEYQRRTREADAGRAEAQQDLMGATGDIDDLWLTVKRAQIAEAQARKDSELAKLRLRKLEKGARERAAAKAELDSVRGRHAAALADLRAARAEMDALRKERDAVAEEASAAAARVRDTAGEAAQAAEALREAAAEFDVLRAELESARAAHDAAEEKRMRLALAWREHKVRWQNQLEEAEMEVRRLRDELAAAGDLESQLAAASEHLATLRAELFARAVQGASEEEDKQTPGMVGKAKKELEEAMESVGKAKDETKILHIAAASLRADLEKEKAELAALRQKQSTSSLASIPSLEEELSRVTTELAAAQARARDRDERRSTTPEQLDDARREAERAKASARATQEEVAAAREDARVARAAVQATEARLEAVLREVLAAKASEETAAASADALLQQQDASQSAQTQVPEDCVALTTEEYEELSRRARGTEEAAGERVAEALRQVKEAKDAEARSQQKVAKLGRDTELRRQTLRAATEECEQAESAKLAAERQLQAELRRRAGSETASPRAGLAEISTFERGDGRGGNPHILSPRAGYMPRADMAAMAAADEAGQKKPFFPRMVMFLAKKRAQTWNAK from the exons ATGGCTGCCGAATTCCG GAGGAGAGGAGTGGCTCCGCGGCTCGCGCGCGCCATCGTCTCCCCGCCACACTATTCTCCTTCCTCCCCCCGCCTCCCACCCACACCGACCAAACCAGAGCCTATCCCTCTCTCCCCTCCTCGACGTGCCGCTCCCCTCCCCGCCGGCGACAGCTCAATAGGAACGATCAAGCCAACAGCCCAG GAACCTGGGAGCGTGGGTGCGGTCAGGAGGTGCTTCTTCCACGTCCTACGCCTATGCTGCGGGATGGAGGAGCCTAGCTCTAGCATGGAAGGGCCCAGCAGCGGCCCGGCGCCGGCGCCCATCTCCCGCGTCAGCTCCGAGGACGCCGACTTCTTCGACACCCACCACCAagaagacgacgacggcgacggcgagggcggCCCGGGGGCCTACACGGCCTCCGACATCGCCGACCGCTTCGTCCGCGTCATCGACTCCGCCGCGCCCGTCGACCCCGTCCGCGGCGCCGTCTCCAAGTTCGGCGGCATCCTCGACTGGAGAGAG CGGCGGCagcaggccgaggaggagctcgtcgTGGTGCACGCGGAGGCCGCGGAGTACCAGCGCCGCACGCGGGAGGCGGACGCCGGCCGGGCGGAGGCGCAGCAGGACCTCATGGGCGCCACCGGCGATATCGACGACCTCTGGCTCACCGTCAAGCGCGCGCAGATCGCCGAGGCGCAGGCGCGCAAGGACTCGGAGCTCGCCAAGCTCCGCCTGCGCAAGCTGGAGAAGGGCGCCCGGGAGCGCGCCGCCGCCAAGGCCGAGCTCGACTCCGTCCGGGGCCGCCACGCCGCCGCGCTCGCCGACCTGCGCGCGGCCAGGGCCGAGATGGACGCGCTCAGGAAGGAGCGGGACGCCGTCGCGGAGGAGGCCAGCGCCGCGGCGGCAAGGGTAAGGGACACTGCTGGCGAGGCGGCGCAGGCCGCCGAGGCCCTCAGGGAGGCCGCCGCGGAGTTCGATGTGCTCAGGGCCGAGCTGGAGTCCGCGCGCGCCGCCCACGACGCGGCGGAGGAGAAGAGGATGAGGCTGGCGTTGGCGTGGCGGGAGCACAAGGTGCGGTGGCAGAACCAGCTGGAGGAAGCTGAGATGGAGGTGCGGAGGCTGAGGGATGAGCTGGCCGCGGCCGGCGACCTCGAGTCCCAGCTGGCCGCGGCTTCCGAGCATCTCGCGACCCTCAGAGCCGAGCTGTTCGCGCGCGCGGTCCAAGGGGCCAGCGAGGAGGAGGATAAACAGACGCCGGGGATGGTGGGCAAGGCGAAGAAGGAGCTCGAGGAGGCGATGGAGAGCGTCGGGAAGGCCAAGGACGAGACCAAGATCCTGCACATCGCCGCCGCGTCGCTGCGCGCAGACCTGGAGAAGGAGAAGGCGGAGCTCGCCGCGCTACGGCAGAAGCAGAGCACGTCGTCGTTAGCGTCCATCCCGTCGCTGGAGGAGGAGCTGAGCCGGGTGACCACCGAGCTCGCCGCGGCGCAGGCAAGAGCGAGGGACAGGGACGAAAGGAGGAGCACGACGCCCGAACAGCTTGACGATGCACGGCGAGAGGCGGAGCGAGCCAAGGCTAGCGCACGGGCGACGCAGGAGGAAGTCGCCGCGGCCAGGGAAGACGCGCGCGTGGCCAGGGCCGCGGTCCAGGCCACAGAGGCGCGGCTGGAGGCCGTGCTGCGGGAGGTACTCGCCGCGAAGGCGTCGGAGGAGACCGCCGCGGCGTCGGCGGACGCGCTGCTGCAGCAGCAGGACGCCAGCCAGAGCGCGCAGACCCAAGTCCCCGAAGACTGCGTGGCGTTGACCACGGAGGAGTACGAGGAGCTGAGCCGGAGGGCGCGGGGGAcggaggaggcggccggcgagcGGGTGGCGGAGGCGCTGAGGCAGGTGAAGGAGGCCAAGGACGCGGAGGCGCGGAGCCAGCAGAAGGTGGCGAAGCTGGGGAGGGACACGGAGCTGAGGAGGCAGACGCTGCGGGCGGCGACGGAGGAGTGCGAGCAGGCCGAGTCGGCGAAGCTGGCGGCGGAGCGGCAGCTGCAGGCGGAGCTGCGGCGGCGCGCGGGCAGCGAGACGGCGTCGCCCCGCGCGGGGCTGGCGGAGATCTCGACGTTCGAgcgcggcgacgggcgcggcgggaACCCGCACATCCTGAGCCCGAGGGCCGGGTACATGCCGAGGGCGGAcatggcggcgatggcggcggcggacgAGGCGGGGCAGAAGAAGCCCTTCTTCCCGCGCATGGTCATGTTCTTG